From Paenibacillus physcomitrellae, the proteins below share one genomic window:
- a CDS encoding transglycosylase domain-containing protein, protein MALDKDNSPEQQVTPPKRRRTGRIILNVIIGLFLAGLAGVLFTFGTAFGYVSAIVKDDPVRSRADIEAQINHNDMTTFAYFRDGSGIGQLRSEEDRRPVEFKEIPSSVIDAVISIEDNNFYEHKGVDLNGTLRAVKQRVLKEDVQTGGSTLTQQLARRVFLSLDRTEDRKFKEILLALRLERFLSKQEIMTAYLNKVPFGNGSSGYNLYGIKAAARGIFNISDLSKLNIAESAYLAGLPQLPSSYSAFNGKGEFNPDNFSRAVKRQHLVLQRMLEEGKINQTEYDEALNFDIKSALAPTTKKAYDTYPYLMLETERQGAQIMAMLKDPTLTEEDLSSKENAQALEEGRQQLMTGGYRIFTTIDKKVYSAMHKVSDNKDNFSPESKTKGLEQVAGMMIDHKTGAILGMIEGRDFYTEQMNYATQMVRQPGSTMKPLAAYLPALEEGLIQPASIIDDSPIILKDYQKGYHIPVNSSGGYKGLVTARTALNESRNVPALKLFNNVVGIDKAWAFVKNLGITTIEDSDYQATTGVLGGLAHGVSVEEITNAYGAIANQGIFNDAYMIERIEDAKGNVVYQHKAEPKRVFSAQTAFLMTDMLRTVVSASGSTGHSIASDFKQYGKIPVVGKTGTTQNYADVWFEGYSPDVTLGIWVGYSEPANTLSDAGKARARKVWAKVMNEVTEAKPELFKTKEFAKPDGIVKKTVSGYSGLLPTALTEQAGKTNTDIFNEKYVPTKPDDVLIRAKYITYNNVNYIPQEGTPADMLQEKVVLKRDPPISELIKQLENAFANMKGSHKTLDYYIPKDAGEDAPYEVDPRKDDGAPPAAPQGVALGSVTGEAAVSFNNNSEADVVGYRLYKSVNGGAFAYDQSRLLGSGTQFNVPVSSQESYAFYVTAVDVAGKESAPSNIVVANGVFAPGGPGLPGDPLNGGDLGGQPGDPAAGTMTAPSAPGQPQGTITPAGVTINWSANAAEEQVSSYNIYFSDKQNGNYVLVGSTDQTQFDYQGQNISGFVCITAVNSTGESPPSSPLRIERK, encoded by the coding sequence ATGGCTTTAGATAAAGACAACAGTCCGGAACAGCAAGTCACGCCCCCCAAACGAAGAAGGACTGGACGGATCATACTTAACGTGATTATTGGGTTGTTTCTTGCAGGTTTGGCCGGTGTGCTGTTTACCTTTGGCACTGCGTTCGGGTATGTGTCCGCCATCGTCAAGGACGACCCGGTCCGATCACGCGCCGATATTGAAGCGCAGATCAATCATAATGACATGACGACCTTTGCTTATTTTAGAGATGGTTCGGGAATTGGACAGCTCCGTTCTGAAGAGGACAGACGGCCTGTAGAATTCAAGGAAATTCCCTCTTCCGTCATTGACGCTGTCATTTCTATTGAAGACAACAATTTTTACGAGCATAAAGGCGTCGATCTGAACGGAACGCTCCGCGCTGTGAAGCAGCGTGTTCTCAAGGAAGACGTCCAGACCGGCGGAAGTACACTGACTCAGCAGCTTGCAAGACGTGTATTTCTGAGCCTTGATCGTACAGAAGACCGCAAGTTCAAAGAGATTCTGCTGGCGCTCCGTTTGGAACGTTTCTTGTCCAAGCAGGAGATCATGACCGCCTATCTCAACAAGGTTCCTTTCGGGAACGGATCTAGCGGTTACAATTTGTATGGCATTAAGGCCGCTGCCAGAGGCATCTTTAACATCAGCGACCTGAGCAAGCTGAACATCGCCGAATCCGCTTATCTGGCTGGACTGCCACAGCTGCCGAGTTCCTATTCGGCCTTCAACGGCAAAGGGGAATTTAATCCTGATAATTTCAGCCGCGCAGTCAAGCGTCAGCATCTCGTGCTTCAGCGCATGCTGGAGGAAGGCAAAATCAATCAGACTGAATACGACGAAGCGCTTAATTTCGATATTAAGTCAGCCCTTGCCCCAACAACCAAAAAAGCATACGACACTTATCCTTATCTCATGCTTGAAACGGAGCGGCAGGGCGCCCAAATTATGGCTATGCTGAAAGACCCAACCTTAACCGAAGAGGACTTATCCAGCAAGGAGAATGCTCAAGCGCTTGAGGAAGGCAGACAGCAGCTGATGACCGGCGGCTACCGGATCTTCACAACGATCGATAAGAAAGTATATAGTGCGATGCATAAAGTGTCCGACAACAAGGACAACTTCTCGCCGGAAAGTAAAACCAAAGGGCTTGAGCAGGTAGCCGGCATGATGATCGATCATAAAACAGGAGCTATCCTAGGCATGATTGAAGGCCGTGATTTCTATACGGAGCAGATGAACTATGCGACGCAGATGGTTCGCCAGCCTGGCTCCACGATGAAACCTTTGGCCGCTTACCTCCCCGCTTTGGAGGAAGGGCTGATTCAACCGGCCAGCATCATTGACGATTCGCCGATTATTCTGAAGGACTACCAGAAGGGCTATCATATTCCGGTGAACTCCAGCGGCGGTTATAAGGGCCTCGTTACCGCCCGGACTGCGCTTAATGAGTCGAGAAATGTTCCCGCCTTGAAGCTCTTCAACAACGTGGTCGGCATCGATAAGGCCTGGGCCTTTGTCAAGAATCTCGGCATCACGACCATTGAAGACTCGGATTACCAGGCTACCACCGGCGTACTCGGCGGTTTGGCACACGGCGTAAGCGTGGAGGAAATAACCAACGCCTACGGCGCGATCGCCAACCAGGGCATTTTTAACGATGCTTATATGATTGAAAGAATTGAAGATGCCAAAGGAAACGTCGTCTATCAGCACAAAGCCGAACCTAAACGTGTATTCTCAGCTCAAACGGCTTTCCTGATGACGGATATGCTGCGCACCGTAGTTTCGGCCAGCGGATCGACGGGCCACTCGATTGCAAGCGACTTTAAGCAATACGGCAAAATCCCGGTTGTCGGCAAAACCGGTACCACCCAGAACTATGCAGACGTCTGGTTTGAAGGATATTCGCCTGACGTTACGCTCGGCATCTGGGTCGGTTATTCCGAGCCTGCAAACACCCTTTCCGATGCCGGCAAGGCACGAGCGCGCAAGGTTTGGGCCAAGGTCATGAACGAAGTGACGGAAGCCAAACCGGAGCTGTTCAAAACTAAGGAATTTGCCAAACCGGACGGCATCGTTAAGAAGACCGTTTCCGGATACAGTGGCCTGCTGCCTACAGCTTTGACCGAGCAGGCAGGCAAAACGAACACGGACATCTTCAACGAGAAATATGTACCAACCAAACCGGATGATGTGCTTATTCGCGCCAAGTATATTACTTACAACAACGTCAACTATATTCCGCAAGAGGGAACACCTGCGGATATGCTGCAGGAGAAAGTGGTTCTGAAGCGTGATCCGCCGATCTCCGAGCTGATCAAACAGCTGGAGAACGCTTTTGCGAACATGAAAGGCAGTCATAAAACGCTCGATTATTATATACCGAAGGATGCGGGTGAGGATGCTCCTTATGAAGTAGATCCCCGTAAAGATGACGGAGCACCCCCGGCAGCGCCTCAGGGCGTCGCTCTCGGCTCTGTCACCGGAGAGGCGGCCGTTTCCTTCAATAACAACAGCGAAGCTGATGTGGTCGGATATCGTCTCTACAAGTCGGTTAACGGAGGCGCCTTTGCTTATGACCAATCCAGGCTGCTGGGATCAGGCACCCAGTTTAATGTGCCGGTCTCCTCACAGGAAAGTTATGCCTTCTATGTGACAGCCGTTGACGTTGCCGGCAAAGAATCTGCACCTAGCAATATTGTTGTTGCTAATGGCGTGTTTGCGCCTGGCGGCCCTGGACTTCCGGGCGATCCTTTAAACGGTGGAGATCTAGGCGGACAGCCTGGAGATCCTGCGGCAGGCACAATGACGGCTCCATCGGCTCCGGGTCAACCTCAAGGCACTATTACACCTGCCGGGGTTACGATCAACTGGAGTGCTAACGCAGCTGAGGAACAGGTTAGCAGCTACAATATTTATTTCTCTGACAAACAAAACGGAAATTACGTGCTGGTCGGATCGACTGATCAAACACAGTTTGATTACCAGGGACAAAACATCAGCGGTTTTGTCTGTATTACAGCCGTAAACAGCACTGGAGAATCGCCTCCTTCCAGTCCACTAAGGATTGAGAGGAAATAA
- the cax gene encoding calcium/proton exchanger encodes MKKWWFPAVLIISFIFSAIGHYAGFPYTLEFIISAVSVIFVAGFLGKATESVAHHAGQRLGGFLNATFGNAAELIIGILLVKEGHFEMVKASITGSIIGNLLLVLGLSVLAGGIKYKIQNYNISLAGLNGSLMILAIIALFVPAIFLHTKALDPADTNLLSLIVSGVLIAAYLLWLVFSMITHKDYLADVSDGGPADPVHEEAAWSKGRSILYLVIATVMVAFVSEWLVHTLDPMTERFGLSEIFVGAFVVAIVGNAAEHSAAIMLAMKNKIGAAVEIAVGSSLQIALFVAPVLVFISHLFASGPMDIVFTVIELAAIGVAVFIAKSITQDGSTNWYEGLLLLAVYIILGVSFYLV; translated from the coding sequence TTGAAGAAATGGTGGTTTCCCGCAGTACTCATTATCAGCTTTATTTTCAGTGCAATCGGCCATTACGCCGGATTCCCCTACACGCTGGAATTCATTATTTCAGCCGTATCGGTTATTTTTGTAGCCGGATTTCTGGGTAAAGCAACGGAGAGTGTAGCTCATCATGCCGGACAGAGGCTTGGAGGTTTCCTTAACGCCACATTCGGCAACGCCGCCGAGCTGATTATCGGCATTTTGCTCGTCAAAGAGGGGCATTTTGAAATGGTTAAGGCCAGTATCACCGGCTCCATTATCGGTAACCTGCTGCTCGTACTCGGCCTAAGCGTACTCGCAGGCGGTATCAAATACAAAATCCAGAACTATAATATCTCCCTGGCAGGTCTGAATGGCTCGCTGATGATTCTGGCAATTATCGCGTTATTTGTGCCCGCTATCTTTTTACATACAAAAGCGCTTGATCCGGCCGATACCAATCTGCTCAGCTTGATCGTCTCAGGCGTCCTCATTGCAGCTTATCTGCTGTGGCTCGTCTTCTCGATGATTACGCATAAAGATTATCTCGCCGACGTATCGGACGGCGGACCTGCCGATCCCGTTCATGAAGAAGCAGCCTGGTCCAAAGGACGTTCAATCCTGTATCTGGTTATCGCTACGGTCATGGTTGCCTTTGTCAGTGAATGGCTGGTGCATACGCTGGATCCGATGACAGAAAGATTCGGTCTCTCCGAAATCTTTGTCGGCGCATTTGTGGTGGCCATTGTCGGCAACGCTGCCGAACATTCGGCGGCCATCATGCTTGCGATGAAGAATAAGATCGGCGCAGCTGTAGAAATTGCCGTCGGCAGCAGCCTGCAGATTGCCTTGTTTGTGGCTCCTGTGCTGGTCTTCATCAGCCATCTGTTCGCCTCCGGACCGATGGATATCGTCTTTACGGTTATTGAACTGGCGGCTATTGGCGTTGCGGTATTTATCGCCAAATCGATTACCCAGGACGGCTCCACCAACTGGTATGAAGGTTTGCTGTTACTTGCTGTCTACATTATTCTTGGCGTATCCTTTTATCTCGTTTAA
- a CDS encoding YlaN family protein, which produces MTSSDLQEQLNLKALNLLQEDAYKIEKLIEVQMENLATRYCPLYEEVLDTQMFGFSKEVDFAVRAGLVNELVGKQILSKLERNLALLYEALNQKANQSEDGTL; this is translated from the coding sequence ATGACTTCATCTGATTTGCAGGAACAGCTGAATTTAAAAGCGTTGAATCTGCTGCAGGAAGACGCTTATAAAATAGAAAAATTAATTGAAGTGCAGATGGAGAATTTGGCTACACGCTACTGCCCACTCTATGAGGAAGTACTGGATACGCAAATGTTCGGATTTTCCAAGGAAGTTGATTTTGCCGTAAGAGCCGGTCTTGTGAATGAACTGGTCGGTAAGCAGATTCTTAGTAAATTGGAGCGGAATCTGGCTCTTCTCTACGAAGCACTGAACCAAAAGGCGAATCAGTCCGAAGACGGAACTCTATAG
- the rpsD gene encoding 30S ribosomal protein S4, with protein sequence MARYTGPKFKLSRRLGISLSGTGKELKRPFPPGQHGPNQRRKISNYGMQLQEKQKLRHMYGLGEKQFRTLFSRAHKMSGIAGENFMFLLESRLDNLVYRLGFANSRAGARQLVSHGHVTVNGKKVDIASYQVNIGDVIGLRERSRSLTSVKEALENRTHLPAYLEYNDSAVEGKYIRLPERSELSQDIDEKQIVEFYNR encoded by the coding sequence ATGGCACGTTACACAGGTCCTAAATTTAAACTCAGCCGCCGTCTTGGAATTTCCCTGAGCGGTACTGGCAAAGAATTGAAACGCCCTTTCCCACCGGGACAACATGGTCCTAACCAACGCAGAAAGATCAGCAACTACGGTATGCAGCTTCAAGAGAAACAAAAACTGCGTCACATGTACGGTTTGGGAGAGAAGCAGTTCCGCACTCTGTTCTCCAGAGCGCACAAAATGTCCGGTATTGCGGGCGAGAACTTCATGTTCCTGCTTGAAAGCCGTCTGGACAACCTGGTTTACCGTCTTGGTTTCGCGAACTCCCGTGCAGGTGCCCGTCAGTTGGTATCCCACGGTCACGTTACTGTAAACGGTAAAAAAGTCGACATCGCTTCTTACCAAGTAAACATCGGCGATGTTATCGGTTTGCGTGAAAGAAGCCGTTCCTTGACTTCCGTTAAAGAAGCTCTTGAGAACCGCACTCACCTTCCAGCTTACCTGGAGTACAACGACAGCGCTGTAGAAGGCAAGTACATCCGTCTTCCAGAACGTTCCGAGTTGTCCCAAGACATCGACGAGAAACAAATCGTCGAATTCTACAACCGTTAA
- a CDS encoding aminopeptidase translates to MKDPRIQKLAQNLVGYSVNVQPGENVLIEMIGSERDLINAIVEEVAKAGGHPFVQLTDKTTQRAMLMNATEEQIKTWAAIDLNRMKQMQAYIGIRAGENVNDLADVPEKNMKMYNALYNHPVHSEQRVKHTKWVVLRYPNASMAQLANTSTEAFEDFYFDVCNLDYAKMDRAQDALADLMKRTDKVRITGPGTDLQFSIKGIDAIKCSGQANIPDGEVYTAPVRDSVNGVISYNAASLYNGVTFENVVFHFENGKIVKASSNNDERINEILNSDEGARYIGEFAIGFNPYILHPMKDTLFDEKIAGSLHFTPGQAYEIADNGNRSSIHWDLVLIQRPEYGGGEIYFDDVLIRKDGIFVLPELEPLNPENLK, encoded by the coding sequence ATGAAAGATCCAAGAATTCAAAAGCTGGCGCAAAATCTGGTCGGTTATTCCGTCAACGTCCAGCCGGGGGAGAATGTACTGATCGAAATGATCGGCAGCGAGCGCGATCTGATCAATGCGATTGTTGAAGAAGTAGCTAAAGCAGGCGGACATCCGTTTGTGCAGCTGACCGACAAAACGACGCAGCGGGCCATGCTGATGAATGCCACCGAAGAGCAGATCAAAACCTGGGCGGCTATCGATCTGAACCGGATGAAACAAATGCAGGCTTATATCGGCATCCGCGCCGGGGAGAACGTCAACGATCTGGCTGACGTGCCTGAGAAGAACATGAAAATGTATAATGCTTTATACAATCATCCTGTACATAGCGAACAGCGCGTCAAACATACGAAATGGGTAGTGCTTCGTTACCCGAATGCAAGTATGGCGCAGCTTGCCAATACCAGTACGGAAGCATTCGAAGATTTCTACTTCGACGTCTGCAACCTGGATTATGCCAAGATGGACCGCGCGCAGGACGCTTTGGCCGACTTGATGAAGCGTACCGACAAAGTTCGCATTACAGGACCGGGAACCGACCTGCAGTTCTCCATTAAAGGCATCGACGCCATTAAATGTTCCGGTCAAGCGAACATTCCGGATGGAGAAGTGTACACAGCTCCGGTTCGCGACTCCGTTAACGGGGTAATCAGCTATAACGCGGCTTCTCTGTACAACGGGGTGACGTTCGAGAACGTGGTTTTCCACTTTGAGAACGGTAAAATCGTGAAGGCCAGCAGCAATAACGATGAGCGCATTAATGAAATTCTGAATTCGGACGAAGGAGCCCGTTATATCGGCGAATTTGCGATCGGTTTTAATCCGTACATCCTTCATCCGATGAAAGACACTTTGTTTGATGAAAAAATCGCAGGCAGCCTGCATTTCACGCCAGGGCAAGCCTATGAAATTGCCGACAACGGCAACCGCTCTTCGATCCACTGGGATCTGGTGCTGATCCAGCGTCCGGAGTACGGCGGAGGAGAGATTTATTTTGATGACGTTTTGATCCGTAAAGACGGGATTTTTGTCCTGCCGGAGCTTGAGCCTTTGAATCCGGAGAACTTGAAATAA
- the tyrS gene encoding tyrosine--tRNA ligase — protein sequence MKWDELTLPQREEVERQLAILGRGVVETVPEEELKQKIMKSVATNTPLKVKLGLDPSAPDIHIGHTVVMQKLRQYQELGHQVQLIIGDFTGMIGDPTGKSETRKQLTKEDVLLNAETYKKQIFKILDPERTQVFFNSEWLGPMTFEDVVKLAAKVTVARMLERDDFTKRYQSGQPISIHEFFYPLMQGMDSVALKCDVELGGTDQKFNLLMGRTLQKEYGQEPQVIMMTPLLEGLDGEKKMSKSLGNYIGIDEEPNEIYGKAMSVPDELMVKYYELVTDLTNEELEVLKQGLKEETMHPRDAKMNLAYTLVRMYHGDEAAAAAQEHFVTVFQQRALPDDIQEVEIDSSEFTDGKIRLIKLLTLLGFAASNGEAKRSIQQGSLKINEEKLTDFNGEVALQTGDIVQVGKRKFAKLIVK from the coding sequence GTGAAGTGGGATGAATTGACACTGCCGCAGCGTGAAGAAGTAGAACGCCAGCTGGCCATCTTGGGCAGAGGTGTTGTCGAAACGGTTCCTGAAGAAGAATTGAAGCAGAAAATCATGAAATCGGTGGCAACGAATACGCCGCTCAAAGTAAAGCTGGGGCTTGATCCATCAGCTCCGGACATTCATATCGGCCACACTGTGGTTATGCAGAAACTTCGCCAGTATCAGGAGCTTGGCCATCAGGTTCAGCTGATTATCGGGGATTTTACCGGGATGATCGGTGACCCGACGGGTAAATCCGAAACCCGCAAACAGCTGACTAAAGAAGATGTGCTGCTGAATGCCGAGACTTATAAGAAACAAATTTTCAAAATCCTTGATCCAGAGAGAACGCAGGTCTTCTTTAACTCTGAATGGCTTGGTCCTATGACTTTTGAAGACGTGGTCAAGCTTGCAGCTAAAGTGACGGTAGCCCGTATGCTCGAGCGTGATGACTTTACGAAACGGTACCAAAGCGGCCAGCCGATCAGCATTCATGAATTTTTCTATCCTTTGATGCAGGGGATGGATTCGGTTGCGCTGAAGTGCGATGTCGAGCTTGGCGGAACAGATCAGAAATTTAACCTGCTGATGGGCCGTACACTCCAGAAGGAATATGGCCAGGAGCCGCAGGTTATCATGATGACGCCGCTGCTTGAAGGTTTGGACGGCGAGAAGAAGATGAGCAAGAGCCTTGGCAACTACATCGGCATCGATGAAGAGCCTAACGAAATTTACGGCAAAGCGATGTCGGTGCCGGACGAGCTGATGGTCAAATACTATGAGCTGGTAACGGATTTGACAAACGAAGAGTTGGAAGTGCTGAAGCAGGGGCTGAAGGAAGAAACGATGCATCCTCGCGACGCTAAAATGAATCTGGCTTACACGCTGGTACGCATGTACCATGGCGACGAGGCGGCAGCCGCTGCACAAGAGCATTTCGTTACGGTCTTCCAGCAGCGTGCGCTTCCGGACGACATTCAAGAGGTCGAGATCGATTCGTCTGAATTTACGGACGGAAAAATCCGCCTGATCAAGCTGCTCACGCTGCTTGGCTTTGCAGCTTCCAACGGCGAAGCGAAGCGCAGCATCCAGCAGGGCTCACTCAAGATCAACGAAGAGAAGCTGACGGATTTCAACGGCGAAGTGGCCTTGCAAACCGGCGACATTGTTCAGGTCGGAAAGCGTAAATTTGCCAAGCTGATCGTAAAATAA
- a CDS encoding sensor domain-containing diguanylate cyclase, with protein MAEYLRENQTEHHINAWLRIGDLQTAGEAAWLNDIDITRYDFPYIEGLLQRAYSHWTEEALPVFGLEDASWYLIDHTGKMVAAAADRPQAERVAATAAAEQMLTLGEPGTIAADGYHLAAAPVKTRQLREVFAVLVSLTDSESASAHLALTVQAAKHFGTCFYHQLNHVFLSDLYNLRTQNEQESARWTALLQIVKRIHDKIDVGGVLNEVFESMSDIYPGAHLELLMTQDYQSSNLRVKPLHMQASEGEDKLCIRAYTENMMLSREKVSETGARTLEIAVPLSGKQGVYGVFHFLIPGELGKDMDLQLVGMLADTAGNAFENAKLYEQSNLLIHELRLINELSRELSQSLQPAEVFEFATKELLEIFKADYCCITELTPGEDQFRIMSTNIESIDKDPFPAHYGICGLVYSTREPLILSDYQTFKGVRSKIMETTSSRSLIAAPVKLRGEVNGTILLTHRAPHYFSYENYKLLQVLATHIGLAIANASLYEAVQHMANRDMLTGLYARHYLNSCVQKRLSTDPVGSLLVVDIDKFKQINDSYGHQVGDRILKQVCDIIKSSIRSDDIAARWGGEELAIYFPYMTAEDCLKVAERIRERVKAETDPKVTVSCGVGGWRQDQDRISVESLFFTADMALYRAKNGGRNRTEIGGFDGTSERITP; from the coding sequence ATGGCTGAATATCTAAGAGAGAACCAAACAGAACATCACATAAATGCTTGGCTGAGAATAGGTGATCTGCAGACTGCCGGAGAAGCAGCATGGTTAAACGACATTGACATCACCCGATATGACTTCCCTTATATAGAGGGACTTTTGCAAAGAGCTTACTCCCATTGGACGGAAGAAGCCCTCCCCGTCTTCGGCCTTGAGGATGCGAGCTGGTATCTAATTGATCATACTGGGAAAATGGTGGCCGCAGCGGCGGACAGGCCGCAGGCAGAGAGAGTGGCCGCTACAGCGGCGGCCGAACAGATGCTGACGCTGGGAGAACCGGGCACGATTGCCGCGGACGGCTATCATCTCGCGGCTGCCCCGGTTAAAACCCGTCAGTTGAGGGAAGTTTTTGCAGTCCTGGTAAGCCTGACGGACTCGGAATCTGCTTCTGCTCACCTGGCTTTGACCGTGCAGGCAGCCAAGCATTTCGGGACTTGCTTTTACCACCAGCTGAATCATGTCTTCCTCAGTGACCTGTATAATTTACGCACCCAAAATGAACAGGAGTCCGCCCGTTGGACGGCTTTGCTGCAGATCGTCAAGCGGATTCATGACAAGATCGATGTCGGCGGGGTGCTGAATGAAGTGTTTGAAAGCATGAGCGACATTTACCCTGGCGCCCATCTTGAACTGCTTATGACCCAGGATTATCAAAGCAGCAATTTGAGGGTCAAGCCGCTGCATATGCAGGCCTCGGAGGGGGAAGACAAGCTTTGTATCCGGGCGTATACGGAGAACATGATGCTTTCGCGCGAAAAGGTTTCGGAAACCGGCGCGCGAACCCTTGAAATCGCGGTACCGCTCAGCGGTAAACAGGGTGTATACGGGGTGTTTCATTTTCTGATTCCGGGCGAACTGGGCAAAGATATGGATCTTCAGCTGGTCGGGATGCTGGCCGATACGGCGGGGAACGCCTTTGAGAACGCCAAGCTGTACGAGCAGTCCAATCTTCTGATTCATGAGCTCAGACTGATTAACGAATTGTCTAGAGAACTGAGTCAAAGCTTGCAGCCCGCTGAGGTGTTCGAGTTTGCAACAAAAGAACTGCTCGAGATTTTTAAAGCGGATTACTGCTGTATTACTGAGCTGACGCCCGGGGAAGACCAGTTCAGAATCATGTCCACCAATATCGAGAGCATAGACAAGGATCCATTCCCGGCTCATTATGGCATTTGCGGACTGGTGTACAGTACAAGGGAACCCTTAATCCTGTCAGATTATCAGACTTTTAAAGGCGTAAGATCAAAAATTATGGAGACCACCAGCTCCAGGTCGCTGATTGCCGCTCCTGTGAAGCTTCGCGGTGAAGTTAATGGCACCATTTTATTAACGCACCGGGCACCGCATTATTTTTCCTATGAGAATTATAAGCTTCTTCAGGTGCTGGCCACCCATATTGGACTTGCGATCGCGAATGCTTCTCTTTATGAGGCGGTTCAACACATGGCGAACCGGGATATGCTGACCGGCCTTTACGCCAGGCATTATCTCAACAGCTGCGTTCAGAAGCGGCTGTCAACCGATCCGGTCGGCTCCCTACTTGTCGTGGATATCGATAAATTCAAGCAGATTAATGACAGCTACGGGCATCAGGTGGGAGACCGGATTTTGAAGCAGGTATGCGACATTATCAAAAGCTCGATTCGCAGCGACGACATCGCCGCCCGGTGGGGCGGGGAAGAGCTGGCGATTTATTTCCCTTATATGACCGCTGAGGATTGCCTTAAAGTGGCGGAGCGAATCCGGGAGCGGGTGAAGGCCGAAACCGATCCGAAAGTTACTGTTTCCTGCGGCGTAGGCGGATGGAGGCAGGATCAGGACCGGATCAGCGTGGAGTCCCTGTTTTTCACGGCGGATATGGCATTGTACCGGGCCAAAAATGGGGGCCGAAACCGGACAGAGATCGGTGGTTTCGACGGAACCTCGGAACGCATAACTCCTTAA
- a CDS encoding HPr family phosphocarrier protein, producing the protein MATNNQAVVEIAQTASKFSSSIVLQAENKYIDVKSILGLFTTLVSGHSYELHVHGPDAEEAKAAMTEIFEKHGLHVTLVSE; encoded by the coding sequence ATGGCTACGAACAATCAGGCGGTTGTGGAAATTGCCCAAACGGCATCGAAGTTTTCTTCTTCCATTGTCCTGCAAGCCGAGAATAAGTACATCGATGTTAAGAGCATCCTAGGTCTTTTCACAACATTGGTAAGCGGCCATAGTTATGAACTTCATGTTCATGGACCGGACGCCGAAGAAGCGAAAGCGGCAATGACAGAAATTTTTGAGAAGCATGGACTTCATGTGACGCTTGTTTCCGAGTAA